The Streptomyces lienomycini sequence CGGCGCCCTGCGTCATCCGCATGTACGCCTCCTCCAGCGAGGCCTGGTGCGGGGACAGCTCCCACAGCCGTACGTCGCTCGCGTGCGCGAGGTCGCTGATCCGGGGGAGTGCGAGGCCGGTCACGCGCAGCGCGCCGTCCTGCTCGGGCAGCACGTGGCCGCCCGCCTCGGTCAGCGCGGAGGTCAGCTTCTCGCGCAGCTGCGGCTCGGTGTCCGGCGTCCGCACCCGGGCGAAGTCGGCGGAGTTGGCCGAGATGAAGTCCGTCACGCTCATGTCGGAGAGGAGCTGACCGCGCCCGATGACGATCAGGTGGTCGGCGGTCAGCGCCATCTCGCTCATCAGGTGCGAGGAGACGAAGACCGTGCGGCCCTCCGCGGCGAGCGCCTTCATCAGGTTGCGCACCCAGTGGATGCCCTCCGGGTCGAGGCCGTTGACCGGCTCGTCGAAGAGCAGCACCTGGGGATCGCCGAGCAGCGCGGCCGCGATGCCGAGCCGCTGGCCCATACCGAGGGAGAAGCCCTTGGAGCGCCGCTTGGCCACGTCCTGGAGGCCCACCACGCCGAGCACCTCGTCCACCCGGCGGGCCGGGATGCCCGACAGCTGCGCGAGGCTCAGCAGATGGTTGCGGGCCGCCCGGCCGCCGTGCACGGCCTTGGCGTCCAGCAGCGCACCGACCTGGCGGGGGGCGTTCGGCAGCTTGCGGTACGGATGGCCGCCGATCGTGACGTACCCCGCGCTGGGGTTGTCCAGGCCGAGGATCATGCGCATCGTCGTCGACTTGCCCGAGCCGTTCGGCCCGAGGAAGCCGGTGACGGCGCCGGGCCGCACCTGGAAGGAGAGGTTGTGCACAGCGGTCTTGTCGCCGTAGCGCTTGGTCAGGCCGACAGCCTCGATCATGCTCCGCACCCATCGGAAGGTTCAGGACAGCAGGGCACACGCCCCCGTAAGGGTTAGGAGGATATCCAGGCGCTGACGGTTCCGTTCAAGCCCGGGCAAAATCCGACGCCCCGAGGTGCCCTTTCAGGCGTCCCTGCGCTTCAGTACCGCGTACCCGCCGACGAGTGCCGCGACCACCCAGAGTGCCATGATCCCGAGGCCGCCCCAGGGACCGTAGGGCACGTCGTCGTCGATCGGCGTGACCACCTGCATGATTCTGCTGCCGGCCTGGTCGGGCAGGAACCGGCCGACCTTCTCCGTCGCCGGGACGTTGCCCAGGATGTTGGAGATCAGGAAGAAGAACGGCATCAGGATGCCCAGCGACAGCATCGGTGAGCGCAGCATCGCCGCGACGCCCATCGAGAACATCGCGATCAGGGTCATGTAGAGGCCACCGCCGAACACCGCGCGCAGCACACCCGGGTCGCCGATCGACGCCTTGAGGTCGCCGAGCATCGCCTGCCCGAGGAAGAAGGTGGCGAAACTGGTGACCATGGCCACGACCAGCGCGAGGACGGTGGCCACCGCGATCTTGCCGAACAGGAAGGTGCCGCGGCGCGGCACGGCGGCCAGCGAGGTGCGGATCATGCCGGAGCTGTACTCGTTGCCCACGACCAGGACCCCGAACACGATCATCGCCAGCTGGCCGAGGCTCGTGCCGGCGAAGCTGATGAAGGTCGGGTCGAAGGAGAGCTGGTCCCGTCGGCTCATGTCGCCGAACTGGCTCTTGGTCAGGGCCGAGATCAGCATGCCGAGGGCGATGGTGACGACCACGGCGAGACCCAGCGTCCACACCGTGGACGCGACCGACCGGATCTTGGTCCACTCGGACCGCACGACCTGTGTCGCCGCCATGATCAACCCCTCTTCCAGTCGCTGCCCCACGGCTGCCGCGGCGCCTGCCCGGGCGGCTGCTGCTGCGGCACCGCGCCGGGCGGCTGCCCGTCGTGCGCGTGGTACTCCACGGACTCCGCGGTCAGCTGCATGAACGCCTCCTCCAGCGAGGCGCGCTGCGGGCTCAGCTCGTGCAGCACGATCTGGTGGCGGGCCGCCAGCTCGCCCACGGCCTCCGACCTGTCGCCGTCCACCTCCAGCACCCCGTCACCCGCCTCGACGACCGCGACGCCGGCGCCGTGCAGCGCGTCGAGCAGCCGCTCGCGCTGCGGAGTGCGGATCCGGACGTAGCTGCGCGAGTTCTCCGCGATGAACTCGGCCATCGAGGTGTCCGCCAGCAGCCTGCCCTGGCCGATGACCACCAGATGGTCGGCGGTCAGCGCCATCTCGCTCATCAGGTGGGAGGAGACGAAGACCGTACGGCCCTGCGAGGCCAGCGTCTTCATCAGATTGCGGATCCAGTGGATGCCCTCGGGGTCGAGACCGTTGACCGGCTCGTCGAACATCAGGATCCGCGGGTCGCCGAGGAGCGCGCCCGCGATGCCGAGCCGCTGCCCCATGCCGAGGGAGAACCCCTTGGTCTTCTTCCCCGCGACCGCCGAGAGCCCGACCGTGTCCAGCACCTCCCGCACCCGGCTCGCCGGGATGCCGTTGCTCTGCGCGAGGCACAGCAGGTGGTTGTAGGCGCTGCGCCCCCCGTGCCACGCCTTGGCCTCCAGCAGCGCGCCGATGGACGTCAGCGGGTCCTCGAGCTGCTCGTAGTGCTTGCCGTCGATCCGGACGTCCCCGGCGGTCGGCCGGTCCAGACCCAGCACCATCCGCATCGTGGTCGACTTGCCCGCGCCGTTGGGACCGAGGAAGCCCGTGATGATGCCCGGTCTGACGGTGAAGGAGAGATTGTTGACCGCCATCTTCTCGCCGTACCGCTTGGTCAGCCCCTCGAGCTCGATCATGGCGACCACGCTAGAACGGGACGAGGCCCACTGCCACCCCAGTGACAGAAGGCCTCGCCCTCGTTCCGTACGCGTCCCCCGGTGTACGCGCCCGCGTCAGCGGGTCTGCTGGGCCGGGACCCCGCGGGAGACCGACTCGTCCTCGACCGACGGCGCGGCGGCCACCGCGGCACCCGTGAGGGACGCCAGCATCTCGCGCACGTTGGTCAGCTGCGCGTTGATGGAGTCGCGGCGGTTGGTGAGGGCGGCCAGCTCGCGCTCCGACTCCGAACGGATCCGGTCGGCCTTGGCGTTGGCGTCGGCCACGATGTCCTCGGACTGGCGCTGCGCCGTCTCCACGGTCTGGCGGGCCCGGCGCTCGGCGTCCGTGCGCAGCTTCTCCGCCTCCAGGCGCAGCTGCTCCGCGCGGTGCTCGATCTCCGCGAGCCGCTTCTCGGCCTTGGCCTGACGGGAGGCCAGGTCGCGCTCGGACTGCTCGCGGCGCTTGGCGAGGTTCGTCTCGAAGTCGGCGGCGGCCTGCGCGGCCTTGGCGCGGGTCTCCTCGAACAGGGCGTCGGCCTCGTCGCGCTTGGACTGCGCGTCCTTCTGCGCCTCGGAGCGCAGCTGGGAGGCGTCGCCCTTGGCCTTCTCGACGATCCGGACGCCCTCGTCCTCGGCCTTGGCCTTGCGCTCCGCGGCGTACGACTCCGCGTCGTTGCGCACCTGCTGGGCCGAGGACTCGGCCAGCTCACGGTGCTGCTCGGCCGCGCGACGGGCCTCCTCGCGCAGGTCCTTCGCCTCTTCCTCGGCGAGCCGCAGGATCTTCTCGACCCGGGCACCGAGACCGGCGTACGACGGCTCGGCGTCGTTGACCTGGGCCTGGGCGTTCTGGGTCTCGAGGTGGAGCTCCTCGATGCGCTTTTCCAGAGCGGTGATGCGGGCGAGAGCGCTGTCACGGTCGGAGACGAGCTTGGAGATGCGTTCGTCCACCTGAGCGCGGTCGTACCCACGCCGCACAAGCTCGAAGCCGTAGGGGGAAGTGTCGCTCATGGGGTTCCTGTCGAAAGAGACCGGGTGAGGTGATAGAGGGAATCCTAGGCGCCAATGCGGTGTGTCATCGAGCGGATGCACGTTTGATACGGAGAATGACACCTCTTTTGGGTGGCTGACCCGCGGATGGGTTGCCAAAGTTCGGGTGAACGCTTCCGGCGGGACGCGGCCAAAGATCTCCAGCAGACACCGAATCCGCCCCGGACGCTAGCCGTCTGACGACTTGCCACCCGAACGTGGGGCGCCCACCGTAGCTCCGGCCTTCACCCCGTTGTCCTTCGCGCCCCCCGGCGCCTCGAACGACTCCAACGCCTCCAGCACGTCCTGCACCCGGGAGATCTCCGCGTTGATGTCCTCGCGGCGCCGGACCAGGACCTCCAGCTCGCGCTTGCCCTCCTCGACCGTGGCCCGCGCCTCCCGGACCGCCTCGGCCTTCAGCTCCTCGGCCTCCCGGACCAGCTTGGCCTTCTTCTGCTCGGCCTCCTTGAGCAGCCCCTCGGCCTTCTTCACGGCGGCGATGCGCACCTTGCCGGCCTCGGAGTTGGCCTCCGAGACCAGCTCCTTCGCCTTCGCCTCCGCCTTGGCGAGCTGCTCCTCGGCGGCCCTGACGAGCGCGTCGCAGCGGTCACCGGCCGACTTCATCGTCTCGGCGGCCTCGCGGCGGGCCCGGTCGTGCAGCTCCTCGATCTCGGAGGTGAGCCGCTCGCGCAGCTCCTCCGCCCGCTCCCTGACGGCGGTCGCGTCCCGGCGGGCACCGACCAGCAGCTCGTCCGCGTCCGTACGGGCCTTCTCCACCCGGGTGTTGCCCTCGACGGTCGCTTCCTTGACGATCCGATCGGCCTCGGTGCGGGCCGCGCCGACCATCGTGTCGGCCTGCGACTCGGCGTCCGCGGTGGTCTTCTGCGCCTGCTGCCGCGCCTCGGTGAGCAGCTTGTCGGCCTCCGCCGCGGTCTCCGTGATGAGCGTGTCGACCTGCTCGGCCGCCTCCGAGCGCCGCTTGTTGGCGTCCTTGCGGGCCTCGTCGAGGGTGCGCTCGGCCTCCTCGCGGGCGGCCGCGGTGACCCGCTCGGCCTCCGCCGCGGCCTCGCCGCGGACCCGGTCGGCCTCGGTGCGGATCCGCTCCGCGTGCTGCTGGGCGGAGCCGACGGTGTCGGCGGCCTCGGCCCGCAGCCGCTCCGCCTCCCCGGTGGCGTCCGAGACCAGCTGCTCGGCCCGGGCGCCCGCCTCGGCCCGTACCCGGTCGGCCTCGGCGACCGTCTCGGTGCGCAGCCGCTCCGCCTCGGTGGACGCCTCGGTCCTGACCCGCTCGGCCTCGCTCGCCGCCTCGCCGGTGACACGCTCCGCCTCCGCGAGCGTCTCCGTGCGGATCCGGTCGGTCTCCGCCGCCGTCTCGGTGGTGAGCCGCTCCGCCTCGGAACGCGCCTCGGTGATCAGGGTGTCCGCCTGCGTCGCCGCGTCGGACCGGATGCGGTTGGCGTCCTCGCGGGCGTCCGCCCGGGTGCGCGAGGCGGACTGCTCGGCCTCGGCGATGGCGTCGGAGGCCTCCGTACGCACCCGCTGGGCGTGCTCGGAGACGTCCGCGCGGATCCGGTCGGCCTCCGTGATGGCCTCGGACACCGTCCGCTCGGCCAGCGTCTTGGCGGCCTCGCTCTCCTCCTGCGACTCGCGCCGCAGCCGTCCGGCGTCCTCGCTCGCACGCTCCCGCTCGGCGTAGGCGTCGGCGCGGACCCGGTCCGCCTCCTCCTCGGCCTCGCGCCGGGTGCGCTCCGCCGCGTGCTCGGCGGCGCTGCGCAGCCCGGTGATCTCCTCCTGCGCCTGCTCGTGCAGCCCGGCGACGGACTCGCGGACCTGCGTCGCGTGCTGCTCGGCCCCCGACACCATCTCGGTCGCGCGCCGGTCGGCCTCCTCGACCAGCCGGACCGCCTCGGCCTGCGCCTCCTCCACGCGGTTGCGTGCCGAGGCCAGCAGCTCCTCGCTCTGCTCGCGGGCCCGCTCGCGCTCCCGGTCGGCCTCCTGCCGGGCCGAGCCGAGCAGCTCCTCCGCCTCACGGCGGCGCCGGGCGGCCTCCTCCTGGGCGGCGGCCAGCGCCTCGGACGCCTCCGCCGCGATGCGCTCGGCGGCGCTCTGCGCCTCCGCCCGCACCCGGTCGGCGCTCTCCTGCGCCTCCGACTTCAGCCGCTCCGCCTCGCTCGCCGCCTCGGAGCGCAGCCGTACGGCGACGGACTCGCCCTCCGCGCGGGAGGCGGACGCGTCCGCGGCGGCCTCGGTGCGCAGCCGTTCGGCCTCCGTCTCGGCCTGCTGCTGGAGCGTACGGATCCGCTCCGCGGCGTCGGTGCGCAGCCGCTCGCTCTCCTCGGCGGCCTCGCGCCGGATCCGCTCGCCCTCCTCGCGGGCCCCGCTCAGCGCCTCCTCGGCGGCGGTACGGCGCTCCTCGGCCTCCGTGTGCAGCCGCGTCAGCTCCTCGGCGGCCTCCGCCTGCCGGGCCTCGACGGCGCGCTCGGTCTCCTCGCGCAGCTCGCGCGCGGCCCGCTCGGCGTCCGCCTGGAGCTCCTCCACGCGCTCGGCGGCCTCCGCACGGTGCCGCTCCGCCTCCGCGCGGGTGCGCTCCAGGGTCTCCTCGGCCTGCTTGCGCAGGGTCGTCGCCCGCTCGATGGCCTCGGCGCGGACCTTCTCGCCGTCCGCCGTGGCGGTCTGCCGCAGCTCGTCCGCGTCCGCCTTGGCCTTGGCGAGCAGCTCCTCGGCGGTCTTCGCCGCCTCCTCGATCTGGGCCACGGCCTCCTTGCGGGCCTCGGCGCGGAGCTTCTCGCCCTCGGCGACCGCGTCCGCCCGCAGCTGCTCGGCCTCGCCGCGCAGCCGACGTGCCTCCTCCTGCAGCTCGACCGTCTTGGCGCGGTACTCCTTGGTGTCGTCCTTCGCCGCGCCCTTGAGCTGCTCGGCGATGTCGTGCGCCTCGGCCCGCAGCCGGTCCGCCTCGGCCTCGGCCTCGGTGCGGATCCGCTCGGCCTCCTCGGTGGCGGCCTTGGTGGTGCCCTTGGCCTCCTCCGACGCCTTGTTCAGCACGTCCTCGGCGGTCTTGGCCGCCTTCGACAGCTGGGTGGCCGACTCCTCGGCCGTGATCGTGCGGGCCTTCTCGGCGGCCTCGGCGACGATCTTCTCGGCCTCGGCGCGGGCGTCGGCGACCAGCTGCTCGGCCTCGGCCTTGGTGGACTCGGCGTCCTTGGTCGCCTCGCCGACCAGCCGGGCGACCTGCTCCTTGGCGGTGCGGGTGCGCTGCTCGTTGGTGGACTCCGCGCTCGACAGCGTCTTGGCCGCGGACTCCTTGGCCTCGGCGAGCACCTTCTCGGCCTCGGTCTGCGCCTTGCGCAGCGCCTCCTCGGCCTCGGTCATGCGCTGCTCGGCGGCCCGGCTCAGCTCCTGGACCTCGCGGCGGGTGGACTCCGACTCGGTGGCGGTGGAGCTGCGCAGCTGCTCGGCGTGGTCGGTGGCCTCCTGCGCCTGCGTGGAGGCGGCGTTCAGCAGCCGCTCCGCGTCGGCGCGGGCCCGCCGCAGGGTCTGCTCGGCCTCGGTGCGCGCGCTCTCCGCCTCGCTCCGCAGCCGCTGCCGGGCCTCACCGGTCAGCCGCTCCGCCTCCGCGCGGGCCGCGGCCATCGCCTGCTCGGCCTCGGCGCGGGACTCGTCGAGCAGGCGCCGGGCCTGCTGCTCGGTGCGGGCGCGCAACTGCTCCGCCCAGGCGACGTTCTCGTTGACGTGCGACTCGACGGTCTGCCGGCGCTCGGCCAGCTCCTGGTCCAGCTGCTGGCGCCGGGTCACCGCCTCCTGGTGCAGCTCGGCCTGGAGCCGGGCGGCCTGCTCGGCGTGCTCCTGGAGGATCCGCTGGGTCTGCGCCCGGGCCTGGCTCAGCTCCCGCTCGGCGTCGGCGCGCAGCTGGTCGGCCTGCGTCTGCGCGTTGCGCAGCAACTGCTCGGCCTGGTACCCGAGGTCGCCGCCGTCGAAGGCGGGCCGGGACATGATGGTGCGCCGCGCCTCGTGCAACTTGGCGCGCAGCACCTCGACCTGGTAGCCGAGGTCCTCGGCGTGCTGGATCGCCTTTTCCCGCTCGGTCTTCAGCCGCTTCATCTCGGCCTCGAACCGAGAGAGGTGGTCGACGTCAGCCGCCGGCTCTCGCTCCTGGCTCTCGTAGCCCCGCACTGCGCGGTCCCATCCGTCCCCTGGTCGCAAATCTTCCCGAACGAGCTCCGTCCGTCCGACGGACGGGGCCCCCGGGGAATGGTGTCAGATCAACGGCGGAGCATGTGCCGCTGCCCCGTCGCCCGCCCCCCGAAACACGACCCCGGCGATCCCGTCGTCGCGGACGGCGGGACCGGGTCACCCTGGACTGAGCGGCGACCGCACCCAACCCTACCGGCCCCTATGTACGAGGGTCAGTGCTCAGGTGACTCAACAGCCGCCGATGTGACCAGTTCTGTCAGTACGCCATGGCAGTCCTTGGGGTGCAGGAAGGTGATCCGCGACCCCATCGAACCGCGCCGGGGCTCGTCGTACAGAACGCGTACGCCCTTCTCGCGGATGTCCGCGGCGTCCGCGTCGACGTCCGCCGTGCCGAAGGCGATGTGGTGGACGCCCTCGCCGTTCTTCGCGAGCCACTTGCCGACGGCCGAGTCCTCGCGGGTCGGCTCCAGGAGC is a genomic window containing:
- a CDS encoding ABC transporter permease, which codes for MAATQVVRSEWTKIRSVASTVWTLGLAVVVTIALGMLISALTKSQFGDMSRRDQLSFDPTFISFAGTSLGQLAMIVFGVLVVGNEYSSGMIRTSLAAVPRRGTFLFGKIAVATVLALVVAMVTSFATFFLGQAMLGDLKASIGDPGVLRAVFGGGLYMTLIAMFSMGVAAMLRSPMLSLGILMPFFFLISNILGNVPATEKVGRFLPDQAGSRIMQVVTPIDDDVPYGPWGGLGIMALWVVAALVGGYAVLKRRDA
- a CDS encoding ABC transporter ATP-binding protein, with amino-acid sequence MIELEGLTKRYGEKMAVNNLSFTVRPGIITGFLGPNGAGKSTTMRMVLGLDRPTAGDVRIDGKHYEQLEDPLTSIGALLEAKAWHGGRSAYNHLLCLAQSNGIPASRVREVLDTVGLSAVAGKKTKGFSLGMGQRLGIAGALLGDPRILMFDEPVNGLDPEGIHWIRNLMKTLASQGRTVFVSSHLMSEMALTADHLVVIGQGRLLADTSMAEFIAENSRSYVRIRTPQRERLLDALHGAGVAVVEAGDGVLEVDGDRSEAVGELAARHQIVLHELSPQRASLEEAFMQLTAESVEYHAHDGQPPGAVPQQQPPGQAPRQPWGSDWKRG
- a CDS encoding coiled-coil domain-containing protein → MSDTSPYGFELVRRGYDRAQVDERISKLVSDRDSALARITALEKRIEELHLETQNAQAQVNDAEPSYAGLGARVEKILRLAEEEAKDLREEARRAAEQHRELAESSAQQVRNDAESYAAERKAKAEDEGVRIVEKAKGDASQLRSEAQKDAQSKRDEADALFEETRAKAAQAAADFETNLAKRREQSERDLASRQAKAEKRLAEIEHRAEQLRLEAEKLRTDAERRARQTVETAQRQSEDIVADANAKADRIRSESERELAALTNRRDSINAQLTNVREMLASLTGAAVAAAPSVEDESVSRGVPAQQTR
- the scy gene encoding polarized growth protein Scy, coding for MRGYESQEREPAADVDHLSRFEAEMKRLKTEREKAIQHAEDLGYQVEVLRAKLHEARRTIMSRPAFDGGDLGYQAEQLLRNAQTQADQLRADAERELSQARAQTQRILQEHAEQAARLQAELHQEAVTRRQQLDQELAERRQTVESHVNENVAWAEQLRARTEQQARRLLDESRAEAEQAMAAARAEAERLTGEARQRLRSEAESARTEAEQTLRRARADAERLLNAASTQAQEATDHAEQLRSSTATESESTRREVQELSRAAEQRMTEAEEALRKAQTEAEKVLAEAKESAAKTLSSAESTNEQRTRTAKEQVARLVGEATKDAESTKAEAEQLVADARAEAEKIVAEAAEKARTITAEESATQLSKAAKTAEDVLNKASEEAKGTTKAATEEAERIRTEAEAEADRLRAEAHDIAEQLKGAAKDDTKEYRAKTVELQEEARRLRGEAEQLRADAVAEGEKLRAEARKEAVAQIEEAAKTAEELLAKAKADADELRQTATADGEKVRAEAIERATTLRKQAEETLERTRAEAERHRAEAAERVEELQADAERAARELREETERAVEARQAEAAEELTRLHTEAEERRTAAEEALSGAREEGERIRREAAEESERLRTDAAERIRTLQQQAETEAERLRTEAAADASASRAEGESVAVRLRSEAASEAERLKSEAQESADRVRAEAQSAAERIAAEASEALAAAQEEAARRRREAEELLGSARQEADRERERAREQSEELLASARNRVEEAQAEAVRLVEEADRRATEMVSGAEQHATQVRESVAGLHEQAQEEITGLRSAAEHAAERTRREAEEEADRVRADAYAERERASEDAGRLRRESQEESEAAKTLAERTVSEAITEADRIRADVSEHAQRVRTEASDAIAEAEQSASRTRADAREDANRIRSDAATQADTLITEARSEAERLTTETAAETDRIRTETLAEAERVTGEAASEAERVRTEASTEAERLRTETVAEADRVRAEAGARAEQLVSDATGEAERLRAEAADTVGSAQQHAERIRTEADRVRGEAAAEAERVTAAAREEAERTLDEARKDANKRRSEAAEQVDTLITETAAEADKLLTEARQQAQKTTADAESQADTMVGAARTEADRIVKEATVEGNTRVEKARTDADELLVGARRDATAVRERAEELRERLTSEIEELHDRARREAAETMKSAGDRCDALVRAAEEQLAKAEAKAKELVSEANSEAGKVRIAAVKKAEGLLKEAEQKKAKLVREAEELKAEAVREARATVEEGKRELEVLVRRREDINAEISRVQDVLEALESFEAPGGAKDNGVKAGATVGAPRSGGKSSDG
- the mce gene encoding methylmalonyl-CoA epimerase, translated to MLTRIDHIGIACRDLDATVAFYRATYGFEVFHTEVNEEQGVREAMLKINDTSDGGASYLQLLEPTREDSAVGKWLAKNGEGVHHIAFGTADVDADAADIREKGVRVLYDEPRRGSMGSRITFLHPKDCHGVLTELVTSAAVESPEH